TGAAATTTGCAAAACCCCTATTGAAAAACAGATAAAGATAATATTTTGTACACTATTTTTCTCTGTCAAATAACTAACTTTAAATGAATTTAAAATAGGAAACATTTCAAGAATTAAAGGACTACCAAACCAAGTCCCAGTCATAGCACCATAAAGTATCGATGATACACTAAGATAAAATATTAACCCATGAAATGGCGTTAAGGGCTTGCCTTTAAGAAGAAAACTCAAACTAAGCAAAATTCCTATCAAAAAAAATATCACTCCATAAGCAGCATCACCTATTATCATACCAAAAAACACAAAGAAAAATAACATAAAGATAAAACTTATATCCCTTTCTTTGTACCCAGGAATTGTCTCTAAAATATTAAAAATGGGTGCAGCTAAATTGGCAATTCCTTTTCTTTTTATATAAGTTGGAATAATATCATTTTCTTCAGGATCTGCAAATTGAGCTGCAAAACCTGCTTTTAAAACTGCGTTTTTAAGAGATTCTTGACTTTCAGCTGGAACAAATCCTGTAATATACGAAAAATCTTCMAAATCAGTTTGCATATCAGCTAAAACTTGCTCAAACTCTACGATTTGATCGTAATTTTTTATCTCATCTCTTAAAATATCAATATATTTATTAAAAAGAGAAATTTGTGTCAATTTTTGATCTAAAATCTCATCAACAACCTTTAATTTATTATTAATATAATCAAGATCAAAATTAAATTTAAACTCATCAGCAATTTCAATTTTTTGCTCAAATTCACCAACACTCACAAAATAAGAAGTGTTTTTTACGTTTTTAATCAAAAGCACATTGACATTAGGGTCTCTTAATAAATTTTTATATTCACTCTTTTGGATTTTAAAAAATTGAATATAAATGTTAGACTCTTTTAATTCGTCAATATTCTCTAAAGAAAAATTTCCCCAAACAGAAATCAAATTCCTTTCATGTAATAAAGATCGTTTAATATCTTGAAATTCTTTAATTTCATTGCCCAAATTGACTATGCTTTTTGCAATATCTAAAAAATTTCCATTAGAAGATTTTAAAGCTTTAACACCTCCATCTTCTTTAAGCAGGGAAAAAGCTTGCATTAAAATTCGTCTATCATCAATGCTTTTTTTTAAAGAATCTGAATTCTTATTGCAAGAATTAATATGAACTGCTCCAAAATCTCTTAAAATCTCTAATGACTCTTTTTTATATTTTGATAAAGTTAAAAGCAACACTTTTTTCATTTTTACAATCATAAGCTGTTCCTATTTTTTTTTATCAAACTAGATTTAGCAATCTTACCTCTTACAACAGCCGCGGTTTGCTGATCTCCAAGATATATATTAATTTTTTTTATATTAGCCTTAGCTGTTGGTATCATAACTTTCTCAAATAAATTAACCCTCTGAGATGTTATTCTAAACTCTCTTAAAAGCAAATCAATCTGTTTTTTTAAAATTTTAAGTTCTACATCAATTTGAATCACAACTTTAAGAATCTCAATCCCCTTATCTACCCAATAAGGAGTAAAAAGTAAATCATGCCTTATGTCTTCATATTCAATAGAATCGAATATAGGAATTGCAACTCCAGCAATATTTAAAGACTTTTTGACTACTGTTTTTACTTGAATCCAACTCTCAAAAGGAAATTTTTCGCTAAAAAGAGAAATCCAATTAGAAATATTCTCCTTAAGTTTTTGTTGCTCAAGATTTTTAATTTTGTAAGAATTCTCAATTTTAACAATTTCCATATAAAGCTGCTGCTTCTTAAGCTGCAAAGTAGGCAAATATCTCTTAAACATTTTAAGTTCGTCTTTTTGCTTTTTAAGATCATTTTTGGTTAATTTAATTTTAGACATAATCAATAAGTCTCTTTTTTAGGCCAATATTTTTCAATAAGATCTGTTTTTATTCCCGTTTCTTTTGGGCTAAAACAACTAGCAAGAATGCTCCAACCTAAATCTAAAGCCTCTTCTAAAGGAATATTAACAGACAAATCCATCATCTTACTTTCAAACATATTGCTATACTTGAGCAATTTTTCATCCCACTTAGTCATATTAAATCCCATAGCCTTTTTTTCTACAGACTCTTTTGAAGATGCATAAAGCTTGATCATTGAATCCATTATAGTCCTGTGATCGTCTCTAGTTCTACTATTTACCATTTGCTTAAGTCTTGAAAGAGACCCAAAAGGCTCTATTCTGCCACCTTTTAAATAGTATTGACCTTCTGTAATGTATCCAGTATTGTCAGGAACAGGATGAGTAACATCGTCACCCGGCATTGTTGTAACTG
The window above is part of the Borreliella burgdorferi B31 genome. Proteins encoded here:
- a CDS encoding V-type ATP synthase subunit I, which translates into the protein MIVKMKKVLLLTLSKYKKESLEILRDFGAVHINSCNKNSDSLKKSIDDRRILMQAFSLLKEDGGVKALKSSNGNFLDIAKSIVNLGNEIKEFQDIKRSLLHERNLISVWGNFSLENIDELKESNIYIQFFKIQKSEYKNLLRDPNVNVLLIKNVKNTSYFVSVGEFEQKIEIADEFKFNFDLDYINNKLKVVDEILDQKLTQISLFNKYIDILRDEIKNYDQIVEFEQVLADMQTDXEDFSYITGFVPAESQESLKNAVLKAGFAAQFADPEENDIIPTYIKRKGIANLAAPIFNILETIPGYKERDISFIFMLFFFVFFGMIIGDAAYGVIFFLIGILLSLSFLLKGKPLTPFHGLIFYLSVSSILYGAMTGTWFGSPLILEMFPILNSFKVSYLTEKNSVQNIIFICFSIGVLQISLAHVWNFFRQVKEKPHIHSIAQIGWLMCIVGLYYLVLNLILSQSRFPMYNVVYNVIYFGVALVFVFGKQDGSNFFKCILKSFGGIIEQFLTTVSGFADIISYIRLFAVGLAGLSISASFNTMSIPLLKSSNIGLIVAGIIVILFGHVLNIMLSLLSVIVHGVRLNMLEFSNHLGQEWSGCAYRPFKKMKK
- a CDS encoding V-type ATP synthase subunit D; translated protein: MSKIKLTKNDLKKQKDELKMFKRYLPTLQLKKQQLYMEIVKIENSYKIKNLEQQKLKENISNWISLFSEKFPFESWIQVKTVVKKSLNIAGVAIPIFDSIEYEDIRHDLLFTPYWVDKGIEILKVVIQIDVELKILKKQIDLLLREFRITSQRVNLFEKVMIPTAKANIKKINIYLGDQQTAAVVRGKIAKSSLIKKNRNSL